A genomic stretch from Telopea speciosissima isolate NSW1024214 ecotype Mountain lineage chromosome 7, Tspe_v1, whole genome shotgun sequence includes:
- the LOC122669999 gene encoding mitogen-activated protein kinase 15-like isoform X3 yields the protein MQGHVEDFFTEYGEGNRYKIEEVIGKGSYGVVCSAYDTHTGEKVAIKKINDIFEHVSDATRILREIKLLRLLRHPDIVEIKHILLPPSRREFKDIYVVFELMESDLHQVIKANDDLTLQHYQFFLYQLLRGLKYIHTANVFHRDLKPKNILANADCKLKICDFGLARVALNDTPTTIFWTDYVATRWYRAPELCGSFFSKYTPAIDIWSIGCIFAEILTGKPLFPGKNVVHQLDLMTDLLGTPSPEAIARVRNEKARRYLSSMRKKKPIPFSQKFPNADPLALRLLERMLAFEHKDRPTAEEALMDPYFRGLAKVEREPSAQPVTKMEFEFERRRITKEDVRELVYRETLEYHPKMLKEFLDGTESTGFMYPSAVDQFKKQFSYLEEHYGNGSTVPPPERQHTSLPRACVLYSDNTVHHSEEVTDDLSRCSIKEIEKPQPDRSCGVAMTRGPPHVSQRIQGAAAKPGKVVSSVLRYDHGTAAEAFEQRRIVRNPAVSTQYVGSGCSYPRRVPGCKNESEEGEGHGPPIGVQPKPQYIARKVAAAQGGPGGQWY from the exons ATGCAGGGACACGTGGAAGATTTCTTCACTGAGTATGGGGAAGGTAACAGAtacaaaatagaagaagtgaTAGGTAAAGGAAGCTATGGGGTTGTTTGCTCTGCATATGACACACATACTGGGGAGAAAGTTGCAATTAAGAAGATCAATGATATCTTTGAGCATGTCTCTGATGCAACACGCATTCTTCGTGAGATTAAGCTTCTGAGGCTCCTTCGTCATCCTGATATTGTGGAAATCAAGCACATCCTTTTGCCTCCTTCAAGAAGAGAATTCAAAGACATTTATGTTGTGTTTGAACTCATGGAATCTGATCTGCATCAGGTTATCAAAGCAAATGACGATTTAACCCTGCAACACTATCAGTTCTTTCTTTATCAGCTTCTTCGAGGCTTAAAGTATATACACACAG CAAATGTTTTTCATCGTGACCTAAAACCGAAAAACATCTTAGCAAATGCTGATTGCAAGCTCAAGATATGTGACTTTGGCCTTGCTAGAGTGGCCTTGAATGATACTCCAACAACCATATTTTGGACA GACTATGTTGCGACAAGGTGGTACAGAGCTCCTGAGTTATgtggatcctttttctccaag TACACACCAGCGATAGATATATGGAGCATTGGCTGCATCTTTGCTGAAATTCTAACAGGAAAACCCCTCTTTCCTGGTAAAAATGTGGTCCACCAGTTGGATCTGATGACTGATCTGCTAGGAACACCTTCTCCTGAAGCAATTGCCAGG GTACGTAATGAGAAGGCCCGCAGATATTTAAGTAGCATGCGCAAGAAAAAGCCTATACCATTCTCTCAAAAATTCCCAAATGCAGATCCCCTTGCTCTTCGGCTGTTGGAAAGGATGTTGGCATTTGAGCACAAGGATCGACCTACTGCTGAGGAG GCTTTGATGGATCCCTATTTTAGGGGCTTGGCCAAGGTTGAGAGGGAGCCTTCTGCTCAACCAGTGACAAAGATGGAGTTCGAATTTGAGAGACGGAGGATTACAAAGGAAGATGTCCGAGAACTCGTCTATCGGGAAACTCTTGAATACCATCCAAAGATGTTAAAAGAGTTCCTGGATGGCACAGAATCAACTGGTTTTATGTACCCAAG TGCCGTTGACCAATTTAAGAAGCAGTTTTCTTATCTTGAGGAGCATTATGGAAATGGTTCAACAGTACCTCCACCTGAGAGGCAACATACATCATTACCCAG AGCATGTGTGCTATATTCAGACAACACAGTACATCATTCAGAAGAGGTGACTGATGACCTATCCAGATGTTCCATCAAGGAAATCGAGAAGCCGCAACCAGACAGGAGTTGTGGGGTCGCTATGACAAGAGGTCCTCCccatgtttcacagagaatccAAGGTG CAGCTGCAAAGCCTGGGAAGGTAGTTAGTTCAGTCTTGCGTTATGACCATGGGACAGCAGCAGAGGCTTTTGAACAAAGAAGGATTGTCAGAAATCCCGCTGTATCAACTCAATATGTTGGTTCTGGCTGTTCATATCCTAGAAGAGTCCCCGGCTGTAAAAATGAGAGTGAAGAGGGTGAAGGACATGGACCACCCATTGGAGTGCAACCAAAACCACAATATATTGCTAGGAAAGTGGCTGCTGCACAAGGTGGTCCTGGTGGTCAGTGGTACTGA
- the LOC122669999 gene encoding mitogen-activated protein kinase 15-like isoform X2, with amino-acid sequence MQPDQRRKGHVEDFFTEYGEGNRYKIEEVIGKGSYGVVCSAYDTHTGEKVAIKKINDIFEHVSDATRILREIKLLRLLRHPDIVEIKHILLPPSRREFKDIYVVFELMESDLHQVIKANDDLTLQHYQFFLYQLLRGLKYIHTANVFHRDLKPKNILANADCKLKICDFGLARVALNDTPTTIFWTDYVATRWYRAPELCGSFFSKYTPAIDIWSIGCIFAEILTGKPLFPGKNVVHQLDLMTDLLGTPSPEAIARVRNEKARRYLSSMRKKKPIPFSQKFPNADPLALRLLERMLAFEHKDRPTAEEALMDPYFRGLAKVEREPSAQPVTKMEFEFERRRITKEDVRELVYRETLEYHPKMLKEFLDGTESTGFMYPSAVDQFKKQFSYLEEHYGNGSTVPPPERQHTSLPRACVLYSDNTVHHSEEVTDDLSRCSIKEIEKPQPDRSCGVAMTRGPPHVSQRIQAAKPGKVVSSVLRYDHGTAAEAFEQRRIVRNPAVSTQYVGSGCSYPRRVPGCKNESEEGEGHGPPIGVQPKPQYIARKVAAAQGGPGGQWY; translated from the exons ATGCAACCTGACCAGCGAAGAAAG GGACACGTGGAAGATTTCTTCACTGAGTATGGGGAAGGTAACAGAtacaaaatagaagaagtgaTAGGTAAAGGAAGCTATGGGGTTGTTTGCTCTGCATATGACACACATACTGGGGAGAAAGTTGCAATTAAGAAGATCAATGATATCTTTGAGCATGTCTCTGATGCAACACGCATTCTTCGTGAGATTAAGCTTCTGAGGCTCCTTCGTCATCCTGATATTGTGGAAATCAAGCACATCCTTTTGCCTCCTTCAAGAAGAGAATTCAAAGACATTTATGTTGTGTTTGAACTCATGGAATCTGATCTGCATCAGGTTATCAAAGCAAATGACGATTTAACCCTGCAACACTATCAGTTCTTTCTTTATCAGCTTCTTCGAGGCTTAAAGTATATACACACAG CAAATGTTTTTCATCGTGACCTAAAACCGAAAAACATCTTAGCAAATGCTGATTGCAAGCTCAAGATATGTGACTTTGGCCTTGCTAGAGTGGCCTTGAATGATACTCCAACAACCATATTTTGGACA GACTATGTTGCGACAAGGTGGTACAGAGCTCCTGAGTTATgtggatcctttttctccaag TACACACCAGCGATAGATATATGGAGCATTGGCTGCATCTTTGCTGAAATTCTAACAGGAAAACCCCTCTTTCCTGGTAAAAATGTGGTCCACCAGTTGGATCTGATGACTGATCTGCTAGGAACACCTTCTCCTGAAGCAATTGCCAGG GTACGTAATGAGAAGGCCCGCAGATATTTAAGTAGCATGCGCAAGAAAAAGCCTATACCATTCTCTCAAAAATTCCCAAATGCAGATCCCCTTGCTCTTCGGCTGTTGGAAAGGATGTTGGCATTTGAGCACAAGGATCGACCTACTGCTGAGGAG GCTTTGATGGATCCCTATTTTAGGGGCTTGGCCAAGGTTGAGAGGGAGCCTTCTGCTCAACCAGTGACAAAGATGGAGTTCGAATTTGAGAGACGGAGGATTACAAAGGAAGATGTCCGAGAACTCGTCTATCGGGAAACTCTTGAATACCATCCAAAGATGTTAAAAGAGTTCCTGGATGGCACAGAATCAACTGGTTTTATGTACCCAAG TGCCGTTGACCAATTTAAGAAGCAGTTTTCTTATCTTGAGGAGCATTATGGAAATGGTTCAACAGTACCTCCACCTGAGAGGCAACATACATCATTACCCAG AGCATGTGTGCTATATTCAGACAACACAGTACATCATTCAGAAGAGGTGACTGATGACCTATCCAGATGTTCCATCAAGGAAATCGAGAAGCCGCAACCAGACAGGAGTTGTGGGGTCGCTATGACAAGAGGTCCTCCccatgtttcacagagaatccAAG CTGCAAAGCCTGGGAAGGTAGTTAGTTCAGTCTTGCGTTATGACCATGGGACAGCAGCAGAGGCTTTTGAACAAAGAAGGATTGTCAGAAATCCCGCTGTATCAACTCAATATGTTGGTTCTGGCTGTTCATATCCTAGAAGAGTCCCCGGCTGTAAAAATGAGAGTGAAGAGGGTGAAGGACATGGACCACCCATTGGAGTGCAACCAAAACCACAATATATTGCTAGGAAAGTGGCTGCTGCACAAGGTGGTCCTGGTGGTCAGTGGTACTGA
- the LOC122669999 gene encoding mitogen-activated protein kinase 15-like isoform X1 — protein MQPDQRRKGHVEDFFTEYGEGNRYKIEEVIGKGSYGVVCSAYDTHTGEKVAIKKINDIFEHVSDATRILREIKLLRLLRHPDIVEIKHILLPPSRREFKDIYVVFELMESDLHQVIKANDDLTLQHYQFFLYQLLRGLKYIHTANVFHRDLKPKNILANADCKLKICDFGLARVALNDTPTTIFWTDYVATRWYRAPELCGSFFSKYTPAIDIWSIGCIFAEILTGKPLFPGKNVVHQLDLMTDLLGTPSPEAIARVRNEKARRYLSSMRKKKPIPFSQKFPNADPLALRLLERMLAFEHKDRPTAEEALMDPYFRGLAKVEREPSAQPVTKMEFEFERRRITKEDVRELVYRETLEYHPKMLKEFLDGTESTGFMYPSAVDQFKKQFSYLEEHYGNGSTVPPPERQHTSLPRACVLYSDNTVHHSEEVTDDLSRCSIKEIEKPQPDRSCGVAMTRGPPHVSQRIQGAAAKPGKVVSSVLRYDHGTAAEAFEQRRIVRNPAVSTQYVGSGCSYPRRVPGCKNESEEGEGHGPPIGVQPKPQYIARKVAAAQGGPGGQWY, from the exons ATGCAACCTGACCAGCGAAGAAAG GGACACGTGGAAGATTTCTTCACTGAGTATGGGGAAGGTAACAGAtacaaaatagaagaagtgaTAGGTAAAGGAAGCTATGGGGTTGTTTGCTCTGCATATGACACACATACTGGGGAGAAAGTTGCAATTAAGAAGATCAATGATATCTTTGAGCATGTCTCTGATGCAACACGCATTCTTCGTGAGATTAAGCTTCTGAGGCTCCTTCGTCATCCTGATATTGTGGAAATCAAGCACATCCTTTTGCCTCCTTCAAGAAGAGAATTCAAAGACATTTATGTTGTGTTTGAACTCATGGAATCTGATCTGCATCAGGTTATCAAAGCAAATGACGATTTAACCCTGCAACACTATCAGTTCTTTCTTTATCAGCTTCTTCGAGGCTTAAAGTATATACACACAG CAAATGTTTTTCATCGTGACCTAAAACCGAAAAACATCTTAGCAAATGCTGATTGCAAGCTCAAGATATGTGACTTTGGCCTTGCTAGAGTGGCCTTGAATGATACTCCAACAACCATATTTTGGACA GACTATGTTGCGACAAGGTGGTACAGAGCTCCTGAGTTATgtggatcctttttctccaag TACACACCAGCGATAGATATATGGAGCATTGGCTGCATCTTTGCTGAAATTCTAACAGGAAAACCCCTCTTTCCTGGTAAAAATGTGGTCCACCAGTTGGATCTGATGACTGATCTGCTAGGAACACCTTCTCCTGAAGCAATTGCCAGG GTACGTAATGAGAAGGCCCGCAGATATTTAAGTAGCATGCGCAAGAAAAAGCCTATACCATTCTCTCAAAAATTCCCAAATGCAGATCCCCTTGCTCTTCGGCTGTTGGAAAGGATGTTGGCATTTGAGCACAAGGATCGACCTACTGCTGAGGAG GCTTTGATGGATCCCTATTTTAGGGGCTTGGCCAAGGTTGAGAGGGAGCCTTCTGCTCAACCAGTGACAAAGATGGAGTTCGAATTTGAGAGACGGAGGATTACAAAGGAAGATGTCCGAGAACTCGTCTATCGGGAAACTCTTGAATACCATCCAAAGATGTTAAAAGAGTTCCTGGATGGCACAGAATCAACTGGTTTTATGTACCCAAG TGCCGTTGACCAATTTAAGAAGCAGTTTTCTTATCTTGAGGAGCATTATGGAAATGGTTCAACAGTACCTCCACCTGAGAGGCAACATACATCATTACCCAG AGCATGTGTGCTATATTCAGACAACACAGTACATCATTCAGAAGAGGTGACTGATGACCTATCCAGATGTTCCATCAAGGAAATCGAGAAGCCGCAACCAGACAGGAGTTGTGGGGTCGCTATGACAAGAGGTCCTCCccatgtttcacagagaatccAAGGTG CAGCTGCAAAGCCTGGGAAGGTAGTTAGTTCAGTCTTGCGTTATGACCATGGGACAGCAGCAGAGGCTTTTGAACAAAGAAGGATTGTCAGAAATCCCGCTGTATCAACTCAATATGTTGGTTCTGGCTGTTCATATCCTAGAAGAGTCCCCGGCTGTAAAAATGAGAGTGAAGAGGGTGAAGGACATGGACCACCCATTGGAGTGCAACCAAAACCACAATATATTGCTAGGAAAGTGGCTGCTGCACAAGGTGGTCCTGGTGGTCAGTGGTACTGA
- the LOC122670000 gene encoding BTB/POZ and MATH domain-containing protein 2-like has product MGMGRICRGTSKPSSSSSPSLTTSTSHTETVNGSHQFKITGYSLSKGLGIGKYIASDTFMVGGYAWAIYFYPDGKSIEDNATYVSLFIALASDGTDVRALFELTLLDQSGKERHKVHSHFGRTLESGPYTLKYRGSMWGYKRFFKRTALETSDYLKDDCLSVHCSVGVVRSRTEPPKIYSIAMPPSNIGQHFGQLLESGKGTDVNFEVDGETFAAHKLVLAARSPVFRAQLFGPMKDRNTHCINVEDMEAPAFKALLHFIYWDDLPDMQELTGFNSKWASTLMGQHLLAAADRYGLERLRLLCEAKLCEDVAINTVATTLALAEQHHCFRLKAVCLKFVALPENLRAVMQTDGFEYLKESCPSVMTELLEYVAKIGEHSIIVCGHGNEAILDGSDVNGRRVKQRI; this is encoded by the exons ATGGGCATGGGTAGGATTTGCAGAGGAACCTCCAAACCTtcgtcttcttcatctccttcgTTAACCACATCTACATCTCATACCGAAACTGTTAATGGTTCTCACCAATTCAAGATCACTGGCTACTCTCTATCAAAGGGTCTCGGGATCGGGAAATACATCGCGTCCGACACTTTCATGGTGGGTGGATACGCCTGGGCAATCTATTTCTATCCCGACGGGAAGAGCATCGAGGACAACGCGACTTATGTTTCTCTATTCATCGCGTTAGCAAGTGACGGCACAGATGTCAGAGCTCTTTTCGAATTGACGCTTTTAGATCAAAGCGGGAAAGAGAGACATAAGGTTCACAGCCATTTTGGGAGGACGCTGGAGAGCGGGCCATACACGCTTAAATACCGTGGAAGCATGTG GGGTTACAAGCGTTTTTTCAAAAGAACCGCTTTGGAGACATCGGATTACCTCAAAGACGATTGCTTATCAGTTCACTGTAGTGTCGGTGTTGTTAGATCACGGACAGAACCACCCAAGATTTACTCCATTGCAATGCCACCTTCTAACATTGGTCAACATTTCGGGCAGCTCTTGGAAAGTGGGAAGGGAACTGATGTAAATTTTGAAGTTGATGGGGAGACATTTGCAGCCCACAAGTTGGTTCTAGCGGCTCGTTCTCCTGTGTTCAGAGCACAACTTTTTGGTCCAATGAAGGATCGAAACACTCATTGCATAAACGTTGAAGATATGGAGGCTCCAGCTTTTAAG GCCTTGCTCCATTTCATATACTGGGATGACCTCCCTGACATGCAAGAGCTGACTGGTTTCAACTCCAAGTGGGCTTCCACCCTGATGGGTCAGCATCTGCTTGCAGCTGCAGATCGATATGGACTTGAGAGGCTCAGGTTGCTCTGTGAGGCCAAACTCTGTGAGGATGTTGCCATAAACACCGTGGCAACTACACTAGCCTTGGCAGAGCAGCACCACTGTTTCCGACTGAAAGCTGTATGTCTCAAATTTGTTGCATTGCCAGAAAATTTGAGAG CTGTGATGCAAACAGATGGTTTTGAATATCTTAAGGAAAGTTGCCCATCTGTCATGACTGAACTGCTGGAATATGTGGCAAAGATTGGTGAGCACTCCATCATTGTCTGCGGACATGGTAATGAAGCCATACTTGATGGCAGTGATGTTAATGGAAGACGTGTGAAACAAAGGATATAA